In Papaver somniferum cultivar HN1 unplaced genomic scaffold, ASM357369v1 unplaced-scaffold_135, whole genome shotgun sequence, one DNA window encodes the following:
- the LOC113334044 gene encoding uncharacterized protein LOC113334044: MLEAIPEAEEIKKTLFDIDQDSSPGPDGFSGCFYRACWEIISQDVVEAIQFCWRRKFIPKGLNSNFLNGTLMHKLVSPQQVAYVKGRCIQDQILLASELVNGMTKKRRCGNVALKLDISQAYDSVSWEFLFKVLQKFGFSKNWCEWLHILFQSSKFSVMLNGGPCGFFSVGRGLRQGDPLSPILFVLMEEALSRRLSQMVQDGLICPMVERKGIHPTHLFFVDDVFIFINGVKKRILNLMKLLEDYQKISGQIINKSKSKLFIDDTSDLRKNQIKEIIQMERSAFPDKYLGVILTSGRIKVSNVWPMVEMMKRKLASWKGMERQESTINFLGKKFVHHLVKVDWYKDKNGQWSTKWQKYSVWPGLKWAWEALEEDTRWIIGNGNNIYVWFDHWLEVGILFDRFKHHRCLTENLNLKVSDILSNGEWSYNDELHQIFHHLKLPEILGGDDILVWTRNLKGEFSISDAVYKLRHKERSVNWSKFLWTHFLHPSVASNVWKLIQGIYTDDKIMVKNGYEMVSRCCICETEEDSMNHLLWKCNFSTEVSDWICSIFQFKAPKTLEDIWKCTSSCSPLIKQVWISAACIILKELWFQKNKRFFENIKPNMQGFKCRVMQLVNEGGLRMNGFGVVVRDSACQVLGTLSGGISIASNYLAESYGIMCALELEVQWNLQKIIIVSDSKSVLAEFAQGRVPWFLKGRWLLATSKIKKIQYKHCYREINFSVDCMAKKGALLAAGERQIHMGRPQCLPRVEMPDVDYFRFD, from the exons ATGTTAGAGGCAATTCCAGAAgctgaagaaataaagaaaacaTTATTTGATATAGATCAAGATAGTTCCCCTGGTCCTGATGGTTTTTCAGGTTGTTTCTACAGAGCTTGCTGGGAAATCATTAGTCAAGATGTAGTTGAAGCCATTCAATTTTGCTGGAGAAGAAAGTTCATTCCCAAAGGCCTAAATTCCAATTTTCTG AATGGTACTTTGATGCACAAATTGGTGTCTCCACAACAAGTTGCTTATGTTAAGGGCAGATGCATTCAAGACCAAATCTTATTAGCTTCAGAATTGGTGAATGGGATGACTAAGAAAAGAAGATGTGGAAATGTAGCTTTAAAATTGGACATTTCCCAAGCTTATGACTCTGTCAGCTGGGAGTTTTTGTttaaagtgttgcagaaatttgGTTTTTCAAAAAATTGGTGTGAATGGCTTCATATTCTATTTCAATCTTCAAAATTCTCAGTAATGTTAAATGGAGGTCCTTGTGGTTTCTTCTCAGTGGGAAGAGGATtgagacaaggtgatcctttgtctcctattttatttgttttaatgGAAGAAGCTTTGAGTAGAAGATTATCTCAAATGGTGCAAGATGGCTTGATATGTCCAATGGTTGAAAGAAAAGGTATTCATCCAACTCACTTATTCTTTGTAGATGATGTGTTTATCTTCATTAATGGTGTTAAGAAGAGAATCTTAAACCTTATGAAACTTCTTGAGGATTACCAAAAAATCTCAGGTCAAAttataaataaaagtaaaagcaAGTTGTTCATAGATGACACTTCAGATTTAAGGAAAAATCAGATAAAGGAGATCATTCAGATGGAAAGGAGTGCTTTCCCTGACAAGTATCTTGGAGTGATTCTTACATCTGGAAGGATAAAAGTTTCCAATGTTTGGCCAATGGTAGAAATGATGAAAAGAAAGTTAGCCTCATGGAAAG ggatggagagacaagaaagtACAATAAATTTTCTTGGAAAAAAGTTTGTACACCATTTAGTGAAGGTGGATTGG TACAAAGACAAAAATGGTCAATGGAGCACTAAGTGGCAGAAATATTCAGTTTGGCCAGGTTTGAAATGGGCATGGGAAGCTCTTGAAGAAGATACTAGATGGATTATTGGTAATGGAAACAATATTTACGTCTGGTTTGATCATTGGTTAGAAGTTGGTATTCTCTTTGATAGATTCAAACATCATAGGTGCTTGACTGAGAACTTAAACTTGAAAGTTTCAGATATTTTGTCTAATGGAGAATGGTCTTATAATGATGAgcttcatcaaatttttcatCATCTTAAGTTGCCTGAAATTCTTGGTGGTGATGATATTTTGGTATGGACAAGAAACTTAAAAGGTGAATTCTCAATCTCAGATGCAGTATACAAGTTAAGACACAAGGAACGGTCAGTTAACTGGTCAAAGTTCTTATGGACTCATTTTCTTCATCCCTCAGTGGCTAGCAATGTGTGGAAGCTTATACAAGGTATATACACTGATGACAAAATTATGGTCAAAAATGGATATGAAATGGTCTCAAGATGTTGCATTTGTGAAACTGAAGAAGATAGTATGAATCACTTACTCTGGAAATGTAATTTCAGTACTGAAGTTTCTGATTGGATATGCTCTATATTTCAATTCAAAGCACCAAAAACTCTTGAAGACATATGGAAATGTACCTCTAGTTGCAGTCCACTTATTAAACAAGTTTGGATTTCAGCAGCCTGTATTATCCTAAAAGAGCTTTGGTTTCAGAAGAACAAGAGATTTTTTGAAAACATTAAGCCTAATATGCAAGGATTCAAGTGCAGAGTGATGCAATTAGTGAATGAAGGTGGTCTGAGAATGAATG GTTTTGGTGTAGTAGTCAGAGATTCAGCTTGTCAGGTATTAGGTACCCTCTCTGGAGGTATTAGCATTGCTTCAAACTATTTAGCTGAATCTTATGGTATTATGTGTGCATTGGAGCTGGAAGTTCAATGGAATCTGCAGAAGATAATTATAGTATCAGATTCAAAATCTGTTCTGGCTGAATTTGCTCAGGGGAGAGTGCCATGGTTTCTAAAGGGCAGATGGCTTTTGGCTACAAGCAAAATCAAAAAGATTCAGTATAAACATTGTTACAGGGAGATTAACTTTTCTGTAGATTGTATGGCAAAGAAGGGAGCATTATTAGCTGCAGGGGAAAGACAAATTCATATGGGGAGACCCCAGTGTTTGCCAAGAGTAGAAATGCCAGATGTTGATTACTTTAGGTTTGATTAA